From the genome of uncultured Methanobacterium sp.:
ATATGAACCAAATCCTTGACACTATTAAAAGCAGAAGAAGTGTTCGTAAATATCAGGATAAGCAGATTAAAGACGAAGAGCTTGAAAAAATCCTGGAAGCTGCCATTTATGCCCCCACAGGCCATAATGACCAGCCATGGCATTTTACCATAATTCAAAATAAGGATCTGATAAATCAGATCAATGAAGGTGCCAAGGAAGTTATGAAAACAATGGATGTAGAATGGATAGCGAATATGGGGAAAGCTGAGAGTCTTAACATCTTCCACCAGGCACCAACAGTTATAATAGTCTCCGGACGAAAAGATGCCACCACACCCCTGGTTGATTGCTCAGCAGCGGTTGCCAACATGCTCCTGGCTGCAGAGAGTATGGATATTGGTTCCTGTTGGATAGGATTAGCCAAATTTTACTTCCTTAATGGGGAGAATATGGAAGAATTAAACATACCCGAAAATTATGAAGTTCACTTCGGAGTTTCACTTGGTTATAAGGTCCGGAAAAACCCAGAAGCTCTCTTAAGACACAAAAATGTTTTTAATTATGTAGAGGTCTCATCACAAAATATTAACAAACCGAACACCAAATTACAAATGGGTGTAACTATGGATGTAATAGAAAAAAGAATAGAAGAGACTAAAGTTGCTTATATTCCATACAGTGGAAGTTATGACCGTATCCCAGAATATATCCAGGAAGTAGGACAGTGGGTTATGGAAAAAGGTCTTGAAATGACTGGCAGGGTTTACGGAACCTATTTCAACAGCCCGGAAGATGTGGCTGAGGAAGATCTGCGATATGAAATCGGTTTTTCATTTGCAGGAGATGCCTTACCAGAAGACAAGATCGGTATTAAAGAAATCCCGGAACATACCGTACTATCAGCCATGCACCAGGGCCCCTATACTGAAGTAGGGCCAGTTATACACGCAGTGGTGGATTATGCCGTTGAAAATGGCTACGACATTGTGGGACCGGTAACTGAAGTATATCTTAATGATCCGGCAGAAGTTCCTGAAAGTGAACTTTTAACCGAAGTGCAATTTCCAGTCATAAAAATCAAATAATTTTCATTAAATCTTTTTTTAACCCTTTTTTTACACTGTGCTCTCCATTAAAATCCCAAAGACCCAAAAACAAAAGTTAAGAAACATTCATAATATTTAGGGCTGCTTAAACTTCCCTTGATTTATTTAATAATTTGGGTGTAATTTGGGCATAGCTATTTATTATTAGGATTGAATAAAATAGACTAGTTCTTACTTAATTCCAAAAGAATTAAAAGGACCACACCAAGAATCTCGTATTGCTCACGAAAATCTAAATTCAAATGTTATGCTAAAAAAAAGCTGATAGAACAAACATTTAAGAATAATGATCACAAACAATAATAAAATATATTAATAATATTAAAACTAATATTAAACACCTGGCTCGTGTTTATCTTGAATAGAACCAGGAGGAACCATGCGTAACCTCGAAAAATTTAAAGAATATATTCCCAGAATGGGAGAACCTAATGTAAAAAGTGTTGCTTTATTAATAGATGGACCTAATATGCTACGAAAGGAATTCAACTTCGATCTGGACGTAGTACAGGAAATACTGGCAGATTATGGAAAAATAAAGGTGGGGAAAGTTTTCTTAAACCAGTATGCCTCAGACAAACTTATTGAAGCCATAGTTAACCAGGGCTTATCCCCTATCATTGTAGCCGGAGATATAGATGTTCAAATGGCAGTTGAAGCCTTTGAAGCCATACACAACCCCAATATTGATGTTGTGGCCCTGATGACTCGTAATACTGACTTCTTACCCCTAATCAATATTGCCAAGGAAAATGGAAAAGAAACCATTGTGATTGGTGCGGAACCCGGTTTCAGTATCGCCCTTAAG
Proteins encoded in this window:
- a CDS encoding nitroreductase family protein codes for the protein MNQILDTIKSRRSVRKYQDKQIKDEELEKILEAAIYAPTGHNDQPWHFTIIQNKDLINQINEGAKEVMKTMDVEWIANMGKAESLNIFHQAPTVIIVSGRKDATTPLVDCSAAVANMLLAAESMDIGSCWIGLAKFYFLNGENMEELNIPENYEVHFGVSLGYKVRKNPEALLRHKNVFNYVEVSSQNINKPNTKLQMGVTMDVIEKRIEETKVAYIPYSGSYDRIPEYIQEVGQWVMEKGLEMTGRVYGTYFNSPEDVAEEDLRYEIGFSFAGDALPEDKIGIKEIPEHTVLSAMHQGPYTEVGPVIHAVVDYAVENGYDIVGPVTEVYLNDPAEVPESELLTEVQFPVIKIK
- a CDS encoding TIGR00288 family NYN domain-containing protein, with product MRNLEKFKEYIPRMGEPNVKSVALLIDGPNMLRKEFNFDLDVVQEILADYGKIKVGKVFLNQYASDKLIEAIVNQGLSPIIVAGDIDVQMAVEAFEAIHNPNIDVVALMTRNTDFLPLINIAKENGKETIVIGAEPGFSIALKNSADSTIVLKKQHHPHGAV